Proteins from one Bacillus thuringiensis genomic window:
- a CDS encoding helix-turn-helix domain-containing protein: MIPQEQLKKFYESTLHSLANENEKDHAVLLHTLSVYLETHCAISETAKRLFLHRNTVIYRLEKCEEILGRNIKDPNETLQLRIAFRIKPLIHV, encoded by the coding sequence ATGATTCCACAAGAACAATTAAAAAAGTTCTATGAGAGCACACTACATTCACTTGCAAATGAAAATGAAAAAGATCATGCTGTACTATTGCACACGTTATCTGTTTATTTAGAAACTCATTGTGCAATATCCGAAACTGCTAAACGTTTATTTTTACATCGTAATACCGTTATTTATCGTTTAGAGAAATGTGAAGAAATACTTGGACGAAACATAAAAGATCCAAACGAAACTTTACAATTAAGAATTGCATTTAGAATAAAACCATTAATCCATGTATGA
- the mmuM gene encoding homocysteine S-methyltransferase produces the protein MSNKINPIDDILSQHSIMILDGALATELEAHGCNLDDPLWSARVLLENPELIYQVHLDYFIAGADCAITASYQATISGFSTRGIQEQEALKLIKKTVLLARRARDDFWKENKQTNRAKPLVVASVGPYGAYLADGSEYVGNYGVTDKTLADFHRSRMSALIEAGADLLAFETIPSLQEARVLDTLLREFPETYAWLTFSLKNEKEISEGMKLVECARAFEKSEQIVAIGINCAPVNVVTGAIQELRANTKKPIIVYPNSGETYNPETKTWHDYEQCNALDIQSEEWYQAGARLIGGCCRTTPYHIEGISNKWRSSEFFYSNEAKQ, from the coding sequence ATGTCGAACAAAATCAACCCAATTGATGATATTTTATCCCAACATTCCATTATGATTCTTGACGGAGCATTAGCTACAGAATTGGAGGCACATGGATGTAATTTGGACGATCCCCTTTGGTCGGCACGTGTGTTACTAGAAAATCCAGAACTAATTTATCAGGTTCATTTAGATTATTTTATTGCTGGAGCGGACTGTGCCATAACAGCAAGCTATCAAGCTACTATTAGTGGTTTTTCCACGCGTGGAATACAAGAACAGGAAGCTTTGAAATTAATTAAGAAAACGGTGTTACTTGCAAGAAGGGCAAGAGATGATTTTTGGAAGGAAAATAAGCAAACGAATAGGGCTAAACCATTGGTTGTTGCATCAGTTGGGCCGTACGGGGCTTACCTTGCAGATGGTTCAGAGTATGTAGGCAACTATGGTGTGACAGATAAAACATTAGCAGACTTTCACCGTTCGAGAATGTCCGCGTTAATTGAAGCAGGTGCAGATCTATTGGCATTTGAAACGATCCCTTCCCTGCAAGAAGCAAGAGTATTAGATACATTATTGCGTGAGTTTCCAGAAACATATGCGTGGCTTACCTTTTCGCTAAAAAATGAGAAAGAGATTAGTGAAGGTATGAAACTCGTGGAGTGTGCACGAGCTTTTGAGAAAAGTGAACAAATTGTAGCAATAGGCATCAATTGTGCGCCAGTAAACGTTGTGACTGGTGCAATCCAAGAGTTGAGGGCAAACACCAAAAAACCGATTATTGTTTATCCAAACTCTGGTGAAACTTATAATCCAGAAACAAAAACATGGCATGATTATGAACAATGTAACGCGTTGGATATTCAATCTGAAGAATGGTACCAAGCAGGTGCACGTTTAATAGGTGGATGCTGCAGAACGACACCTTATCACATTGAGGGGATATCGAACAAGTGGCGTTCTTCCGAGTTTTTCTATTCGAACGAAGCAAAGCAGTAA
- a CDS encoding amino acid permease — protein sequence MENKNGQEFQRKMQARHLVMLSLGGVIGTGLFLSPGYTIQQVGPFGTILSYLIGALVVYLVMLCLGELSVHMPETGAFHSYAVKYIGPGTGYTVAWLYWLTWTVALGSEFTAAGLLMKRWFPSIKVIAIVIFIVLGVAAMLGFLPMTHSKAAPFFSNYTSGGLFPHGATAIIMTMLAVNFAFSGTELIGIAAGETANPEKMIPKAIRTTLWRLIIFFVGTIVVLSALLPISDTGVLESPFVAVLERIGVPYSADIMNFVILTAILSAANSGLYASSRMLWSLANKNTISPIFGKMTKQGVPINAVIFSMVGGALALLSSIVAPDTVYIVLVSISGLAVVVVWMSISASQFLFRRQFLKEGNSEKDLIYRTPLYPLVPIASFILCLASCIGIAFDPTQRIALYCGIPFILFCYGSYYLKKNLKKRGVDYVEQNQPN from the coding sequence ATGGAGAACAAAAATGGGCAAGAATTTCAAAGGAAAATGCAAGCACGTCATTTAGTCATGCTATCACTTGGTGGGGTGATTGGAACTGGCTTATTCTTAAGCCCAGGTTACACTATTCAACAAGTTGGCCCGTTTGGAACAATTCTATCCTATCTAATTGGTGCGCTAGTGGTTTATCTAGTTATGCTATGTTTAGGAGAGCTTTCCGTACATATGCCTGAAACTGGCGCATTTCATAGTTATGCAGTTAAATACATTGGACCGGGTACAGGGTATACAGTAGCCTGGTTGTATTGGTTAACTTGGACTGTTGCTTTAGGTTCTGAATTTACAGCCGCAGGATTACTTATGAAGCGATGGTTTCCATCGATAAAGGTTATAGCTATTGTGATTTTTATTGTTTTAGGAGTAGCGGCAATGCTAGGGTTTCTTCCGATGACCCATTCAAAAGCAGCACCATTCTTTTCTAATTATACAAGTGGAGGTTTATTTCCCCATGGTGCTACGGCCATTATAATGACCATGCTTGCGGTTAATTTTGCTTTTTCGGGAACAGAATTAATAGGCATTGCAGCTGGAGAAACAGCGAACCCGGAAAAAATGATACCGAAGGCCATTCGAACTACTCTGTGGAGATTGATTATCTTTTTTGTAGGAACGATTGTTGTTTTATCTGCGTTATTGCCTATTTCCGATACAGGGGTATTAGAGAGCCCTTTTGTTGCAGTTCTAGAACGAATTGGGGTGCCATATTCAGCTGACATAATGAATTTCGTTATCTTAACAGCCATTTTATCTGCGGCAAACTCAGGCCTTTATGCCTCCTCTAGAATGCTTTGGTCGCTTGCTAATAAGAATACGATATCCCCGATTTTTGGAAAAATGACAAAACAAGGTGTTCCAATCAACGCCGTCATTTTCAGCATGGTGGGTGGAGCTTTGGCTTTGCTCTCGAGTATTGTGGCACCAGATACTGTCTATATCGTACTTGTTTCCATTTCCGGTCTAGCTGTAGTTGTAGTTTGGATGAGTATTAGTGCTTCCCAGTTCCTATTTCGCAGACAATTTTTGAAAGAAGGAAATTCTGAAAAGGACTTGATTTATCGCACACCACTATATCCATTAGTACCAATTGCTTCTTTCATCCTTTGTCTGGCATCGTGTATTGGAATTGCATTCGATCCAACACAGAGAATCGCTTTATATTGCGGCATACCGTTTATTTTGTTTTGCTATGGAAGTTATTATCTAAAAAAAAATCTAAAAAAGAGGGGCGTAGATTATGTCGAACAAAATCAACCCAATTGA
- a CDS encoding NADH-dependent flavin oxidoreductase gives MNNNYSSIFKPFKLPSGIELKNRILMAPMTTSASTPHGDLKEEELIYYARRAKGGIGAVITSCAHVELLGVGFENSMGVESDARIPSLTKLANTIKENGAKAILQIFHAGRMTNSTLLKGEEPVSASAIPSLRQNAETPREMSNDEIETTIKAFGEATRRAIEAGFDGVEIHGANTFLIQQFFSPHSNRRTDKWGGSVEERMAFPLAVVESVKEAVKNHAKEPFIVGYRLSPEEREQPGITMDDTIKLVKVLATKELDYIHASVGNFFGGSLRNSEDTVSRVQLIQETVGNEVPVIGVGALQTPEQVEKALSITSLVSLGHALIMDPEWMEKTQNSEEKTIFDALYVSKKEELDIPEALWNKLVNTSGWFNIQD, from the coding sequence ATGAATAATAATTATTCATCTATATTTAAACCTTTCAAATTACCATCGGGGATAGAATTAAAGAATCGTATTCTCATGGCACCAATGACAACTTCAGCATCTACACCACATGGTGACCTGAAAGAAGAAGAATTAATATATTATGCTCGCCGTGCGAAAGGCGGGATTGGTGCGGTAATTACATCTTGTGCACATGTAGAACTACTTGGAGTAGGATTTGAAAATTCGATGGGAGTAGAATCTGATGCCCGTATTCCTAGCTTAACAAAATTAGCGAATACAATTAAAGAGAATGGTGCAAAGGCTATTTTACAAATTTTCCATGCAGGACGAATGACAAACTCTACATTATTAAAAGGTGAGGAGCCTGTATCAGCTAGTGCAATTCCATCGTTACGACAAAATGCTGAAACACCACGTGAGATGAGTAACGATGAAATTGAAACGACGATAAAAGCGTTTGGAGAAGCAACACGCCGTGCAATAGAAGCTGGATTTGATGGCGTAGAAATTCATGGTGCAAATACATTTTTAATCCAACAATTTTTCTCCCCACATTCAAACCGACGAACAGATAAATGGGGTGGCAGTGTAGAAGAACGTATGGCATTTCCTTTAGCGGTAGTGGAGTCAGTGAAAGAAGCTGTTAAAAATCATGCGAAAGAACCATTTATTGTAGGATATCGTCTTAGTCCAGAAGAGCGTGAACAACCAGGTATCACAATGGATGATACAATTAAACTAGTAAAAGTATTAGCGACGAAAGAATTAGATTATATCCATGCATCGGTTGGGAATTTCTTCGGCGGATCTTTACGTAACTCAGAAGATACAGTTTCTCGTGTACAATTAATTCAAGAAACAGTTGGTAATGAAGTACCTGTTATCGGTGTAGGAGCACTTCAAACACCTGAACAAGTCGAAAAAGCACTTTCGATAACTTCATTAGTTTCATTAGGACATGCTTTAATTATGGATCCAGAATGGATGGAAAAGACTCAAAATAGTGAAGAGAAAACTATTTTTGATGCATTATATGTTAGCAAAAAGGAGGAGTTAGATATTCCAGAAGCACTTTGGAATAAGCTTGTAAATACTTCAGGATGGTTTAATATTCAGGATTGA
- a CDS encoding ArsR/SmtB family transcription factor, with the protein MRKLFHPETNDIRLTTVLDALSDQIRIQIVREIAKIGEQSCGNVNIPIPKSTLSHHYKVLRESGITYTRVEGTQRFNSLRIDDLNKRFPGLLDAILQAAEPI; encoded by the coding sequence ATGAGAAAATTATTTCATCCAGAAACAAACGATATTCGTTTAACAACCGTTCTAGATGCTCTTAGTGATCAAATCAGAATCCAAATCGTTCGGGAAATTGCAAAGATAGGAGAGCAATCATGCGGGAATGTTAATATTCCTATTCCAAAATCTACTCTTTCACATCATTATAAAGTATTGAGGGAATCAGGAATTACCTATACGAGAGTAGAGGGCACTCAGCGATTCAATTCCCTTCGTATAGATGACTTGAATAAACGTTTTCCAGGTTTATTAGACGCAATATTACAAGCAGCTGAACCGATTTAG
- a CDS encoding YjcZ family sporulation protein, whose protein sequence is MGFGGSCGGGCGFAGGFALLVVLFILLIIVGASCFC, encoded by the coding sequence ATGGGCTTTGGTGGTAGTTGCGGTGGCGGCTGTGGCTTTGCAGGAGGATTTGCTTTATTAGTTGTATTATTTATTTTATTAATTATTGTTGGAGCTTCTTGCTTCTGCTAA
- a CDS encoding phosphodiester glycosidase family protein: protein MKHLRKIFKRILLLFSIFMLIGVGILFGTSYGRELRITIAGSILTSQHPQYAKYTFLTQKELDKLQDRINHPKWSNSDEHIYKKIAGKRLEELKNQPLEIDVETIKSNKDSRFLFEGRLVTISNPFNVKLVSHQGTQGANRGEKISVMAKRNHALVAVNASGFADETGRGGGNVATGIVIENGEAIDTNMDRNTPTIITGLTKFGQMITGNYSTQQLLDKQVVSAAGFMPQLIVNGEKMITEGDGGWGSAPRSIMAQKEDGTIMFLVIDGRQTHSIGATLKECQDILYEKGAINAMAMDGGSSATLYLGGRVINSPSTLSHEDRYLPNAWVVIANSKQKIKMTIDGEKVNPKTLDNIGTNI, encoded by the coding sequence ATGAAACATCTAAGAAAAATCTTCAAAAGAATCTTGCTTCTATTTTCTATTTTCATGCTTATTGGCGTAGGAATACTATTTGGTACTAGCTATGGCCGAGAGCTTCGTATAACAATCGCTGGAAGTATACTAACTTCTCAGCATCCACAATATGCGAAATATACATTCCTAACCCAAAAGGAACTAGATAAACTGCAAGATAGAATTAATCATCCGAAATGGTCAAACAGTGATGAGCATATTTATAAAAAAATAGCAGGAAAAAGATTAGAAGAATTAAAAAATCAGCCATTAGAAATTGATGTAGAAACAATTAAAAGCAATAAAGATAGTCGTTTTCTTTTCGAAGGAAGGTTAGTTACCATTAGCAATCCCTTCAATGTTAAACTTGTTAGCCATCAAGGAACACAGGGCGCTAACAGGGGAGAAAAAATTAGTGTAATGGCAAAACGTAATCATGCACTTGTTGCTGTGAATGCAAGTGGATTTGCTGATGAAACAGGAAGGGGTGGAGGAAATGTTGCAACTGGAATAGTAATAGAAAATGGGGAAGCTATTGATACGAATATGGATAGAAATACCCCTACAATTATTACGGGTTTAACAAAGTTTGGGCAAATGATAACAGGAAATTATTCTACCCAACAACTTTTGGATAAACAAGTCGTTTCAGCGGCAGGATTTATGCCACAGTTAATTGTAAATGGAGAAAAAATGATTACAGAAGGAGACGGTGGTTGGGGCTCTGCACCGCGAAGTATTATGGCACAAAAAGAAGATGGTACAATTATGTTTCTAGTTATTGACGGAAGACAGACGCATAGTATAGGGGCTACGTTAAAAGAGTGTCAAGATATTCTATATGAAAAAGGAGCAATAAATGCAATGGCAATGGATGGAGGATCCTCTGCTACTCTATATTTAGGAGGAAGGGTTATAAATTCACCTTCTACATTGTCTCATGAAGATCGCTATTTACCGAATGCTTGGGTGGTAATAGCCAATTCGAAGCAAAAAATAAAGATGACAATAGATGGAGAAAAAGTAAATCCCAAAACATTAGATAATATTGGTACAAATATTTAA
- the mgtE gene encoding magnesium transporter translates to MKKLLKELLITKNNLDAEKVLRHPSYDIAQEVKEFSIEDQVILLNTIPVLKSSKILQYMSAEEKYNILIHLSENKAKKLLNLQPIDELVDLLLAVHPEKQAKLMAYLDKITKHNVKKLMNFKPETAGSLVTSDFVAVRGNWSVKMTLKYIREHSENVESISYSYVLDSHGYLEGIVSIHELLLAADEEILSTIMIQEVISVQAEVDQQEVVKKLLNYNLAAIPVTTANNKMIGIITFDDVMNVMEAEATEDIQKLGGSEPLNQSYFEASIWSIFLKRLPWLLLLFVAEAYTGTVLKYFEDEIETVVALAFFVPLLVGTGGNTGTQVVATITRAIGIGEVKFKDIFRVMKKEFAIGMFLGLALGIAGLTRAYMLGVGTEVAQVVAITLLFIVIWASLVAAVLPLILRKLKLDPAVVSGPFITTFVDGTGLVIYFMVAKTLLNL, encoded by the coding sequence ATGAAGAAATTATTAAAGGAATTACTTATAACCAAAAATAACTTGGATGCAGAGAAAGTTTTACGTCATCCATCGTATGATATTGCACAAGAAGTAAAAGAGTTTTCAATTGAAGATCAAGTCATATTGCTAAATACGATTCCTGTATTAAAAAGCTCTAAAATTCTTCAATATATGAGTGCAGAAGAAAAATATAATATCTTAATTCACTTATCTGAAAACAAAGCTAAAAAGTTACTAAATTTACAACCGATTGATGAATTAGTAGATTTACTGCTAGCGGTTCATCCGGAAAAACAGGCTAAATTAATGGCGTATCTAGATAAAATCACAAAACATAACGTGAAAAAATTGATGAATTTCAAACCTGAAACGGCAGGAAGTCTTGTCACAAGTGATTTTGTTGCAGTTAGAGGAAATTGGTCAGTAAAAATGACATTGAAGTACATTAGGGAACATTCTGAAAATGTAGAATCAATATCTTATAGTTATGTTCTTGATAGTCATGGTTATCTTGAGGGAATCGTTTCCATACATGAGTTATTACTAGCAGCAGATGAAGAGATATTATCTACTATTATGATTCAAGAGGTAATTTCAGTACAAGCTGAAGTTGACCAGCAAGAAGTTGTAAAAAAGCTACTGAATTATAATTTAGCAGCAATACCTGTGACAACAGCAAATAATAAAATGATTGGTATTATAACTTTTGATGACGTAATGAATGTTATGGAAGCAGAAGCTACAGAAGATATTCAAAAGTTAGGCGGAAGTGAGCCATTGAATCAATCTTACTTTGAAGCTAGCATTTGGAGCATTTTCCTAAAACGTCTACCATGGTTATTACTTCTTTTTGTTGCTGAGGCATATACAGGTACAGTATTAAAGTATTTTGAAGATGAAATTGAAACTGTAGTTGCCCTTGCTTTCTTTGTTCCGTTATTAGTAGGTACTGGTGGAAATACAGGAACACAGGTTGTAGCAACAATTACTCGTGCAATCGGTATTGGAGAGGTCAAATTTAAAGACATTTTCCGTGTAATGAAAAAGGAATTTGCAATAGGTATGTTTCTCGGACTTGCACTTGGAATAGCTGGGCTCACTCGTGCTTATATGTTGGGAGTTGGAACAGAAGTTGCACAAGTTGTAGCAATTACTTTATTATTTATTGTTATTTGGGCCTCTCTTGTAGCAGCAGTTTTACCTTTGATTCTAAGAAAATTAAAACTAGATCCTGCAGTTGTTTCGGGTCCATTTATTACAACATTTGTTGACGGAACAGGATTAGTAATTTATTTCATGGTTGCAAAAACGTTATTAAATTTGTAA
- a CDS encoding FtsW/RodA/SpoVE family cell cycle protein, which translates to MKKILKLDYLLLLPLFITCTLGIIMMYSASSIVAVQHYGYNSRHFVDSQLTKLFLGTIGLIVCAILPYDIWKKRIVSICIMVGGIFLLIMVLWKGKVVNNAQSWIFGIQPAEFLKLGTILVTARFFALRQEQAKNSWSGIGKLVLFLATIFFLIFKQPNLGSALLILGIGFSIFLCSGININLLIKRTTIGSVLWLPILYFLIQCSLSEVQKTRITTIFNPFVDAQGNGYQLVNSFIAIGSGGITGRGFGNSIQKTGYLPEPHTDFIMAIVSEELGFIGVFILLAGVLTIVLRALKIAQLCVNPFGSFIAIGIGCMIGMQSIVNLGGITGLFPLTGTPFPFVSFGGSSLMVNLIAMGMLINISIFNKIK; encoded by the coding sequence ATGAAAAAAATATTAAAACTCGATTATCTATTGCTCCTCCCTCTATTCATAACATGTACTTTAGGTATTATCATGATGTATAGTGCGAGCTCCATTGTCGCTGTCCAACATTACGGTTATAACAGTAGACACTTTGTTGATTCTCAATTAACAAAGCTATTTTTAGGAACAATAGGGTTAATAGTTTGTGCTATTCTCCCATATGATATATGGAAAAAACGGATAGTCTCTATTTGTATTATGGTTGGGGGGATTTTTTTATTAATTATGGTTTTATGGAAAGGAAAAGTGGTAAATAATGCTCAATCATGGATTTTTGGAATACAGCCAGCTGAATTTCTAAAATTAGGAACAATACTTGTAACAGCCCGTTTTTTTGCATTACGACAAGAACAAGCTAAAAATAGCTGGAGTGGTATCGGAAAACTTGTATTATTTTTAGCTACAATTTTTTTTCTTATCTTTAAACAACCAAATTTAGGATCAGCACTTTTAATATTAGGTATAGGTTTTAGTATATTTCTTTGCTCAGGAATAAATATAAATCTACTAATCAAAAGAACTACCATCGGTTCTGTTTTATGGTTACCTATTTTATATTTTTTGATTCAATGTAGTTTATCAGAAGTTCAAAAGACACGTATTACTACGATTTTCAATCCCTTTGTTGATGCACAAGGAAATGGATACCAGCTTGTAAATTCTTTTATTGCCATTGGCTCTGGAGGAATCACTGGACGTGGGTTTGGAAATAGTATACAAAAAACAGGCTATCTTCCGGAACCACACACTGATTTTATAATGGCAATAGTTTCTGAAGAACTAGGGTTTATTGGTGTATTTATTCTATTGGCTGGAGTTTTGACTATAGTACTTCGCGCCTTAAAAATTGCACAATTATGTGTAAATCCATTCGGTAGTTTTATAGCAATTGGTATAGGATGTATGATAGGTATGCAATCTATTGTAAATTTAGGTGGTATCACAGGACTATTCCCTCTTACAGGTACTCCATTTCCATTTGTAAGTTTTGGTGGAAGCTCTTTAATGGTCAATTTAATAGCAATGGGAATGTTAATTAATATTTCAATTTTCAATAAAATAAAATAA
- a CDS encoding alpha/beta hydrolase — translation MTQQEEKKTLNGMKIKKVRNILLKIIGAIVLVILLVLGIVYIANVMSSHSEQKRIVPYGQHVSVDGKNMNVLIQGEGEETIVLLPGYGTATPGLDFKLLIDELSPFYKVVAVEPFGYGLSDETVKERTTENMVSEVHEALQQLNINRYMLMGHSITGIYGIDYVNKYPNEVTAFVGIDSSVATQPGMDINFPLKTFAYLKKSGLLRLIMKINADPYAGLAFDEKTVEQMKMISNKNMYNDTTLNEMDHISSNFKGAQGLTFPKYLPLLLFVQANNEGVAGWISLHEGQIKDSVHGKVVTMDGSHYLHHTKFKEIAENVRLFMKEVK, via the coding sequence GTGACACAACAAGAGGAAAAGAAAACGCTGAATGGAATGAAAATAAAGAAAGTGCGAAACATCTTACTTAAAATCATAGGAGCAATCGTTCTAGTCATCTTACTTGTTTTAGGTATTGTTTATATCGCAAATGTGATGAGTAGTCATTCGGAGCAAAAACGAATAGTGCCCTACGGACAGCACGTATCTGTAGACGGGAAAAACATGAATGTGTTAATTCAAGGCGAGGGCGAGGAAACGATCGTGCTCCTGCCTGGTTATGGAACAGCTACTCCAGGGCTTGATTTTAAGCTTCTTATCGATGAATTGTCTCCATTTTACAAAGTTGTTGCGGTAGAGCCTTTCGGTTATGGATTAAGTGATGAAACTGTAAAAGAGCGAACCACGGAGAATATGGTAAGTGAAGTTCATGAAGCTCTACAGCAGCTTAATATTAACAGATACATGCTCATGGGCCACTCCATTACAGGCATTTATGGAATTGATTATGTGAACAAATATCCAAACGAGGTGACTGCATTTGTCGGAATCGATAGTAGTGTTGCAACACAACCGGGTATGGATATCAATTTCCCATTAAAAACGTTTGCATATCTCAAAAAATCAGGTCTCTTAAGATTGATTATGAAAATCAATGCTGACCCCTATGCTGGACTGGCATTTGATGAAAAAACCGTAGAGCAAATGAAAATGATTTCGAATAAAAACATGTATAATGACACAACTTTGAATGAGATGGACCATATTTCGTCTAATTTTAAAGGAGCTCAAGGTTTAACCTTCCCTAAATATCTTCCACTTCTTCTCTTTGTACAAGCGAATAATGAAGGTGTAGCAGGGTGGATATCTCTGCATGAAGGGCAGATCAAAGACTCGGTACATGGAAAAGTAGTAACCATGGATGGATCACATTATTTACACCATACCAAATTCAAAGAAATCGCTGAAAACGTTAGACTATTTATGAAAGAAGTAAAGTAA
- a CDS encoding sensor histidine kinase, producing the protein MIRSLYIRVVLTFLVSIIGGTIISFFVSTWIFEDKLNENAQINLRNFGQDIVRVYKTLPLHEADLFVSEMKQLDSYYIRIYEATGQFKSYGKLHEHKPAPVTMEQLKKVLDGGVVRDTPNGIATVLLGLPLKTEMGTKAIFLEALAPPSASFVTKWALVFATCSLIAGSLLILVASVFLVRPIKKLTKATKRIASGDFNVKLNIKQTSELGTLARSFEEMMHDLQQLEQMRREFVTNVSHEVQSPLTSISGYALALKQVDLSEYERSRYFDIIIAEAKRMSKMSDSLLKLSLLESQSKQLRLVTLSLDEQIRRIIVALQPQWSARDIHFELDLQTVKVTADHDLLNQVWTNILRNSIKFSEDDGVINVSIKQDIKNVTILISDTGIGIHLDDQKRIFDRFFKADRSHSRKYDGSGMGLAIVKQIVSLHQGDIRVKSEPGQGTTFIVTLPITTPTD; encoded by the coding sequence ATGATCAGATCCCTATATATACGTGTTGTCCTGACATTTTTAGTCTCCATTATCGGGGGCACGATCATTTCTTTTTTTGTGTCAACTTGGATATTCGAAGATAAGTTGAACGAAAACGCTCAAATCAACTTACGTAACTTTGGCCAAGACATCGTCCGGGTTTACAAGACCCTTCCGTTACATGAAGCGGACTTGTTCGTAAGTGAAATGAAGCAGCTCGATTCTTATTATATTCGAATTTACGAAGCAACGGGTCAGTTCAAGTCTTACGGTAAACTTCACGAACACAAACCTGCGCCTGTGACGATGGAGCAACTAAAGAAAGTATTAGATGGAGGTGTTGTTCGGGACACTCCTAATGGTATTGCCACGGTCCTCTTAGGGTTGCCGTTGAAAACGGAAATGGGAACGAAAGCGATATTTTTGGAAGCGCTCGCCCCTCCTTCAGCCTCTTTTGTCACAAAGTGGGCATTGGTCTTTGCAACATGTTCGTTGATTGCAGGAAGCTTATTGATTCTAGTTGCCTCTGTATTCCTGGTAAGACCGATTAAAAAGCTGACAAAAGCGACCAAGCGGATAGCATCTGGAGATTTCAACGTCAAGTTGAATATTAAGCAAACGAGTGAGCTGGGTACTTTGGCTCGCAGCTTCGAAGAAATGATGCACGATCTGCAGCAACTTGAGCAGATGCGCAGGGAATTCGTAACGAACGTGTCGCACGAGGTTCAGTCTCCGCTCACTTCGATATCCGGTTATGCTCTAGCGCTTAAGCAAGTTGACCTTTCAGAATACGAACGAAGCCGTTATTTTGATATTATCATCGCTGAAGCGAAAAGGATGTCCAAAATGAGCGATAGCCTGCTAAAGCTGAGTTTGCTTGAATCGCAGTCAAAGCAACTGCGGCTCGTCACGCTCAGCCTCGATGAACAAATCCGACGGATAATCGTGGCGCTCCAGCCACAATGGTCTGCTCGTGATATACATTTCGAGCTTGATTTACAGACAGTTAAAGTAACCGCTGATCATGACCTGTTAAATCAGGTATGGACGAATATCCTCAGAAATAGCATCAAATTTTCCGAGGATGACGGCGTGATTAACGTAAGCATCAAACAAGATATCAAAAACGTGACAATCCTAATATCCGACACTGGTATTGGTATTCACCTTGACGACCAGAAGCGTATATTCGATCGTTTTTTTAAGGCCGATCGTTCCCACAGTCGTAAGTATGACGGAAGTGGTATGGGACTCGCTATCGTTAAACAAATCGTGTCGCTTCATCAAGGTGACATCCGAGTGAAAAGTGAACCTGGTCAAGGAACGACCTTCATTGTCACCTTGCCAATCACTACACCAACAGATTAG